The Tamandua tetradactyla isolate mTamTet1 chromosome 5, mTamTet1.pri, whole genome shotgun sequence genome window below encodes:
- the LOC143683142 gene encoding ral guanine nucleotide dissociation stimulator-like, protein MDFTGEMKPKRQQESPLCESDYQLILRIQLFQLGWTSIHFRPLEQFGAWFGAVEQLTKLERLSEEALSCGSGSFTAALCPVATTCPVSRSTHPCRQTTHSRPQDSQMFSNLRAPSEFPLPSSHQETIIEPSSSGTSPPSDQLLSGHNFSIGDAAASLPGHVFCTSNPDLEISMGPVTKFPGRQEKQEPAHPCSLKYAESILSLCLELSGFTAASCNSTSSVAYPSHVAPVSPQRASDPQLFYIKKKVGDHCIIHVSLDGDSSTVYKSVLVSQVTCDDRAPAVICKALTKYHLEEEAPQDYELIQIICKHQSLNIPLNTNIFYGMDPFGNYNFILSKQTFPLGMKNKKRGCSTLLHRKRKGLKVIKDDF, encoded by the exons ATGGATTTCACTGGGGAGATGAAGCCAAAGAGACAGCAGGAGAGTCCACTCTGTGAGTCA GATTACCAGCTCATTCTGAGGATCCAGCTCTTCCAGTTGGGATGGACCTCTATCCACTTTAGGCCCCTGGAGCAATTCGGGGCCTGGTTTGGTGCTGTAGAGCAGCTCACAAAGTTAGAGCG aCTCTCTGAGGAAGCCCTGAGCTGTGGTTCAGGGAGCTTCACTGCAGCCCTCTGCCCTGTAGCTACCACCTGTCCTGTGAGCAGGAGCACCCACCCCTGTCGGCAGACAACACACTCCAGGCCCCAAGACTCCCAGATGTTCTCCAACCTCAGAGCACCAA GTGAGTTCCCCCTTCCATCCAGTCACCAGGAAACCATTATCGAGCCCAGCAGCAGTGGCACTTCCCCACCCAGTGACCAGCTCTTGAGTGGCCACAACTTCAGCATTGGGGATGCAGCTGCCTCTCTCCCAGGACACGTGTTCTGTACCTCCAATCCTGATCTGGAAATCAGCATGGGCCCTGTCACCAAATTTCCTGGCAGACAGGAGAAGCAAGAGCCTGCCCACCCTTGCTCCCTGAAG TATGCAGAATCGATCTTGTCATTGTGCCTGGAGTTGTCCGGTTTCACTGCAGCCTCCTGCAATTCCACTTCCTCCGTGGCCTACCCATCACACGTGGCCCCCGTGAGTCCCCAAAGAGCCTCAGACCCACAGCTGTTCTACATCAAGAAGAAGGTGGGTGACCACTGCATCATCCACGTCAGCCTGGATGGAGACAGCAGCACCGTGTATAAGAGCGTCCTGGTGAGCCAG GTAACCTGTGATGACAGGGCTCCAGCCGTGATCTGCAAAGCCCTGACCAAGTACCACCTGGAGGAGGAAGCACCACAGGACTACGAGCTCATACAAATAATTTGTAAACATCAAA GTCTGAACATTCCACTCAACACTAACATATTCTATGGGATGGACCCTTTTGGAAATTATAACTTCATCCTGAGCAAGCAGACCTTCCCACTGGGGATGAAGAATAAGAAGAGAGGCTGCTCAACCCTCCTTCACAGGAAGAGAAAGGGGCTCAAGGTGATAAAGGATGACTTTtaa
- the LOC143683141 gene encoding uncharacterized protein LOC143683141, producing the protein MTRRASMIEKSWPRCSKVMEISAVLVTGMEKARNASKTPSPASCSPGWLTTQMIFYQLPDFPCLRQLVDLAQVALPGSLLERQAHDLFSELQPSESSETKTEGEEHEGQCAPGCVGRGGGQASQGGNS; encoded by the exons ATGACCCGAAGGGCATCAATGATTG AGAAGTCCTGGCCCAGGTGTTCCAAAG TTATGGAGATATCTGCAGTTTTGGTGACGGGGATGGAGAAGGCCAGGAACGCTTCAAAAA CACCATCTCCTGCCTCCTGCTCACCTGGCTGGTTGACTACCCAGATGATTTTTTATCAGCTTCCGGACTTCCCTTGCCTCAGGCAGCTGGTGGACCTTGCGCAGGTTGCCCTGCCTGGGTCTCTCCTGGAGAGACAAGCTCATGACCTCTTCTCTGAGTTGCAGCCCTCAGAATCCTCTGAGACCAAGACAGAGGGTGAGGAGCATGAGGGACAGTGTGCCCCTGGGTGCGTGGGAAGAGGAGGAGGCCAGGCCTCACAAGGAGGAAACTCCTGA